From Sphingomonas hengshuiensis, one genomic window encodes:
- the rpoC gene encoding DNA-directed RNA polymerase subunit beta' — MNELTNFANPVAKPETFDQIQIGIASPDRIRSWSFGEIKKPETINYRTFKPERDGLFCARIFGPIKDYECLCGKYKRMKYKGIVCEKCGVEVTVSKVRRERMGHIELAAPVAHIWFLKSLPSRIGLLLDMQLKQLERVLYFESYIVTEPGLTPLEKFQLLTEDELLDAQDEYGEDAFSAGIGAEAVKIMLMDLDLEGERKELLEELAVTKSELKPKKIIKRLKVVESFIDSGNRPEWMILDVVPVIPPELRPLVPLDGGRFATSDLNDLYRRVINRNNRLKRLMELRAPDIIVRNEKRMLQEAVDALFDNGRRGRTITGANKRPLKSLSDMLKGKQGRFRQNLLGKRVDYSGRSVIVTGPELKLHQCGLPKKMALELFKPFIYARLDAKGLSMTLKQAKKWVEKERKEVWDILDEVIREHPVLLNRAPTLHRLGIQAFEPVLIEGKAIQLHPLVCSAFNADFDGDQMAVHVPLSLEAQLEARVLMMSTNNILSPANGKPIIVPSQDMVLGLYYLSMLKEGEPGENMIIGDMSEVHQALNAGAVTLHTKIISRVPQTDEAGKTYLKRFETTPGRMLLGECLPHSHKVPFDVVNRLLTKKDVGDVIDEVYRHTGQKETVLFADAIMALGFRHAFKAGISFGKDDMIIPDAKVGLVDGTRALVKDYEQQYQDGLITQQEKYNKVIDAWSRCGDQVAGAMMDEIKAVKRYEDGPMKGREKPINSIYMMAHSGARGSQAQIKQLAGMRGLMAKPSGEIIETPIISNFKEGLTVLEYFNSTHGARKGLADTALKTANSGYLTRRLVDVSQDCVIMELDCGTERALEMRAIVQGGSTIASLGERILGRTTAEDVVDPKTNEVVIPTGTLLDEAMITRIEGLGIQGMKIRSPLVCEAKIGVCGKCYGRDLARGTPVNIGEAVGVIAAQSIGEPGTQLTMRTFHIGGAAQLNEQSNLEATSDGKIEHRDLRLITDQRGRRVVLSRSGELAIVDMDGRELAVHRIPYGAYVLFDDGHIVSQGDRMAEWDPFTMPLITENPGTVKYVEVIDGKTMSEQVDEATGIAQRVIVENRGAAAKKEDLRPRLTLLDESSGEAGRYMLAPGAVLSVEDGAQVQAGDVLARVSRESAKTRDITGGLPRVAELFEARKPKENAIIAKVSGRVVFGKDYKAKRKIGIMPDDGGEVVEYLVPKSKVIDVQEGDYVKRGDNLIGGSPDPHDILEVLGIEPLAEYLVSEIQEVYRLQGVKINDKHIEVIVRQMLQKVEIIESGDTTLLVGEQLDREEMDDVNSKLTPGQSPAAGKPILLGITKASLQTRSFISAASFQETTRVLTEAAVQGKQDTLIGLKENVIVGRLIPAGTGAGMNRLRVAASSRDAALRVAQRKMDAALIAPNSAAEERKAEHARSARDAAGTGDDALASVVPSGHGTDADAGEYLNKE; from the coding sequence ATGAACGAACTGACCAATTTCGCGAACCCGGTGGCCAAGCCGGAGACCTTCGACCAGATCCAGATCGGCATCGCGTCCCCGGACCGCATCCGTTCGTGGTCGTTCGGCGAGATCAAGAAGCCCGAGACCATCAACTATCGCACGTTCAAGCCCGAGCGTGACGGCCTGTTCTGCGCGCGCATCTTCGGTCCGATCAAGGATTACGAGTGCCTGTGCGGCAAGTACAAGCGCATGAAGTACAAGGGCATCGTCTGCGAAAAGTGCGGCGTGGAAGTGACCGTCTCGAAGGTCCGCCGCGAGCGCATGGGCCATATCGAGCTGGCCGCCCCGGTCGCGCACATCTGGTTCCTCAAGTCGCTGCCGTCGCGCATCGGCCTGCTGCTCGACATGCAGCTCAAGCAGCTTGAGCGCGTCCTGTATTTCGAGAGCTACATCGTCACCGAGCCGGGCCTGACCCCGCTCGAGAAGTTCCAGCTCCTCACCGAGGACGAACTGCTCGACGCGCAGGATGAATATGGCGAAGACGCTTTCTCGGCCGGCATTGGCGCCGAAGCGGTCAAGATCATGCTCATGGACCTCGACCTTGAGGGCGAGCGCAAGGAGCTGCTCGAAGAGCTGGCAGTCACCAAGTCCGAGCTGAAGCCCAAAAAGATCATCAAGCGGCTCAAGGTCGTCGAAAGCTTCATCGATTCGGGCAACCGCCCGGAGTGGATGATCCTGGACGTCGTTCCGGTCATCCCGCCCGAGCTGCGCCCGCTGGTGCCGCTGGACGGTGGCCGCTTCGCGACGTCGGATCTCAACGATCTGTACCGCCGCGTGATCAACCGTAACAACCGCCTCAAGCGGCTGATGGAGCTGCGCGCGCCGGACATCATCGTCCGCAACGAAAAGCGCATGCTCCAGGAAGCCGTCGACGCGCTGTTCGACAATGGCCGCCGCGGCCGCACGATCACCGGCGCGAACAAGCGTCCGCTCAAGTCGCTGTCCGACATGCTGAAGGGCAAGCAGGGCCGCTTCCGTCAGAACCTCCTGGGTAAGCGCGTCGACTATTCGGGCCGTTCGGTCATCGTGACCGGTCCGGAACTGAAGCTGCACCAGTGCGGCCTGCCGAAGAAGATGGCGCTCGAGCTGTTCAAGCCGTTCATCTATGCCCGTCTCGACGCCAAGGGTCTCTCGATGACCCTGAAGCAGGCGAAGAAGTGGGTCGAGAAGGAGCGCAAGGAAGTCTGGGACATCCTCGACGAAGTGATCCGCGAGCATCCCGTGCTGCTGAACCGCGCGCCGACGCTCCACCGTCTCGGCATCCAGGCGTTCGAGCCGGTGCTGATCGAGGGCAAGGCGATCCAGCTGCACCCGCTGGTCTGCTCGGCCTTCAACGCCGACTTCGACGGCGACCAGATGGCGGTCCATGTGCCGCTGTCGCTGGAAGCCCAGCTCGAAGCACGCGTACTGATGATGTCGACCAACAACATCCTCAGCCCCGCGAACGGCAAGCCGATCATCGTGCCGTCGCAGGACATGGTGCTTGGTCTGTACTATCTGTCGATGCTCAAGGAGGGTGAGCCCGGCGAGAACATGATCATCGGTGACATGTCGGAAGTCCACCAGGCGCTCAACGCCGGGGCGGTCACGCTGCACACCAAGATCATCAGCCGCGTTCCGCAGACCGACGAAGCCGGCAAGACCTACCTCAAGCGCTTCGAGACGACCCCGGGTCGCATGCTGCTGGGCGAATGCCTGCCGCACAGCCACAAGGTGCCGTTCGACGTCGTCAATCGCCTTCTGACCAAGAAGGACGTGGGCGACGTGATCGACGAGGTCTATCGCCACACCGGCCAGAAGGAGACCGTGCTGTTCGCCGACGCGATCATGGCACTGGGCTTCCGTCATGCGTTCAAGGCGGGCATTTCGTTCGGCAAGGACGACATGATCATTCCGGACGCCAAGGTCGGCCTGGTCGACGGTACGCGCGCGCTCGTGAAGGATTACGAGCAGCAGTATCAGGACGGCCTGATCACGCAGCAGGAGAAGTACAACAAGGTGATCGACGCCTGGAGCCGTTGCGGCGATCAGGTGGCGGGCGCCATGATGGACGAGATCAAGGCGGTGAAGCGCTACGAGGACGGCCCGATGAAGGGCCGCGAGAAGCCGATCAACTCGATCTACATGATGGCCCACTCGGGTGCCCGCGGTTCGCAGGCGCAGATCAAGCAGCTCGCCGGCATGCGCGGCCTGATGGCCAAGCCTTCGGGCGAGATCATCGAGACGCCGATCATCTCGAACTTCAAGGAAGGCCTGACCGTCCTTGAATATTTCAACTCCACCCACGGCGCCCGCAAGGGTCTGGCGGATACGGCGCTCAAGACGGCGAACTCGGGGTATCTCACCCGCCGTCTGGTCGACGTGTCGCAGGATTGCGTGATCATGGAGCTGGATTGCGGCACCGAACGTGCGCTGGAAATGCGCGCGATCGTGCAGGGCGGCTCGACCATCGCGTCGCTCGGCGAACGTATCCTGGGCCGCACCACGGCAGAGGACGTCGTCGATCCGAAGACCAACGAAGTCGTCATCCCGACGGGCACGCTGCTCGACGAGGCGATGATCACGCGGATCGAGGGCCTGGGTATCCAGGGCATGAAGATCCGTTCGCCGCTGGTCTGCGAAGCCAAGATCGGCGTGTGCGGCAAATGCTATGGCCGCGATCTGGCGCGTGGTACGCCGGTCAACATCGGCGAAGCGGTGGGTGTCATCGCGGCGCAGTCGATCGGTGAGCCGGGCACGCAGCTGACGATGCGTACCTTCCACATCGGCGGCGCGGCACAGCTCAACGAGCAGTCGAACCTCGAAGCGACCTCGGACGGCAAGATCGAGCATCGCGATCTGCGCCTGATCACCGATCAGCGTGGCCGTCGCGTGGTGCTCAGCCGCTCGGGCGAACTGGCGATCGTGGATATGGATGGCCGCGAACTGGCGGTGCATCGCATCCCGTACGGCGCTTATGTGCTGTTCGACGACGGCCATATCGTCAGCCAGGGCGATCGCATGGCGGAATGGGACCCGTTCACCATGCCGCTGATCACCGAAAACCCCGGTACGGTGAAATATGTCGAGGTCATCGACGGCAAGACGATGAGCGAGCAGGTCGACGAAGCGACCGGCATCGCCCAGCGCGTCATCGTGGAAAACCGCGGTGCGGCGGCGAAGAAGGAAGATCTTCGTCCCCGCCTGACCCTGCTCGACGAATCGTCGGGTGAGGCCGGTCGCTACATGCTGGCGCCGGGTGCGGTGCTCTCGGTCGAGGACGGCGCACAGGTCCAGGCCGGTGACGTTCTGGCCCGTGTCAGCCGCGAGTCCGCCAAGACCCGCGACATCACCGGCGGTCTGCCGCGCGTCGCCGAGCTGTTCGAAGCGCGCAAGCCCAAGGAAAACGCGATCATCGCGAAGGTCTCGGGCCGCGTCGTGTTCGGCAAGGACTACAAGGCCAAGCGCAAGATCGGGATCATGCCCGACGATGGCGGCGAGGTCGTGGAGTATCTGGTGCCGAAGTCGAAGGTCATCGACGTCCAGGAAGGCGATTACGTCAAGCGTGGCGACAATCTGATCGGCGGCTCGCCCGATCCGCACGACATTCTGGAAGTGCTCGGCATCGAGCCGCTGGCAGAATATCTCGTGTCGGAAATCCAGGAAGTCTATCGACTCCAGGGCGTGAAGATCAACGACAAGCACATCGAGGTGATCGTTCGCCAGATGCTGCAAAAGGTCGAGATCATCGAGAGCGGCGACACCACGCTTCTGGTCGGCGAACAGCTCGACCGTGAGGAGATGGACGACGTCAACTCGAAGCTGACCCCCGGCCAGTCGCCTGCAGCGGGCAAGCCGATCCTGCTCGGCATCACCAAGGCGTCGCTGCAGACCCGCAGCTTCATCTCGGCGGCGTCGTTCCAGGAGACCACCCGCGTCCTCACCGAGGCGGCGGTCCAGGGCAAGCAGGACACGCTGATCGGCCTGAAGGAAAACGTGATCGTCGGCCGCCTGATCCCAGCGGGCACCGGCGCGGGCATGAACCGTCTGCGCGTGGCAGCCTCGTCGCGCGACGCCGCGCTGCGGGTCGCCCAGCGCAAGATGGACGCCGCGCTGATCGCCCCGAACAGCGCCGCCGAAGAGCGCAAGGCCGAGCACGCACGCAGTGCGCGTGACGCCGCGGGCACCGGCGACGACGCGCTGGCATCGGTCGTGCCCTCGGGCCACGGCACCGATGCCGATGCGGGCGAGTATCTGAACAAGGAATAA
- a CDS encoding DUF1993 domain-containing protein gives MATELHALTVPPLRRGLTQLAAILEKGRAFAEEQGFPPETLLEARLAEDMATLIRQVQLASDSAKFAGARLAGITPPPMADTETSFAELADRVAATIAFLDTIPPEAMQGREETDVTLKTSSRSFEFKALAYLQRFALPNFYFHVTTAYAILRHKGVPLAKPDYLGAF, from the coding sequence ATGGCCACCGAACTCCACGCCCTCACCGTCCCGCCGCTGCGCCGGGGCCTCACCCAACTCGCCGCGATCCTCGAAAAGGGCCGCGCCTTTGCCGAGGAACAGGGGTTCCCCCCGGAGACGCTGCTCGAGGCCAGGCTGGCCGAGGACATGGCGACCCTGATCCGCCAGGTGCAGCTCGCCAGCGATTCCGCCAAGTTCGCGGGCGCGCGGCTGGCGGGGATCACGCCGCCGCCGATGGCCGATACCGAGACGAGCTTCGCCGAACTGGCCGATCGTGTCGCCGCGACGATCGCGTTCCTCGACACCATCCCGCCGGAGGCGATGCAGGGCCGCGAGGAGACCGACGTGACGCTCAAGACGTCATCGCGCAGCTTCGAGTTCAAGGCGCTGGCCTATCTCCAGCGTTTCGCGCTGCCCAACTTCTATTTCCACGTCACCACGGCCTATGCGATCCTCCGCCACAAGGGCGTGCCGCTGGCCAAGCCCGACTATCTCGGGGCTTTCTGA
- a CDS encoding 2-dehydropantoate 2-reductase: protein MARVAVIGAGAIGGTIAAWLAQSHDVTLCARSPLDDLAVETPEGLIRATPLVLTDPAAAQPVDWVLAATKTYDAAGAAAWLPGLMAPTTRLAVLQNGVEHRARFRGLVPDAHVLPAIVDIPAERHAPGRILQRRNGTILVPEGVAGEGFAALFVDTPIAVSTTADFTTAAWRKLAINCAGIVNALTLRTAEVARDEAVADVIRALVLECCAVGRAEGADMPDSVADAVVAQNRAADGASMNSLHADRVAGRPMELDARNGVIVRLGEHHGIATPMNRALAALLAAAAG from the coding sequence ATGGCGCGGGTCGCGGTGATCGGCGCCGGGGCGATCGGCGGGACGATCGCCGCATGGCTCGCCCAGTCGCATGACGTGACGCTCTGCGCGCGCTCGCCGCTCGACGACCTTGCGGTGGAGACGCCCGAGGGCCTGATCCGCGCCACCCCGCTTGTCCTCACCGATCCGGCGGCGGCGCAGCCGGTCGACTGGGTGCTGGCGGCGACCAAGACCTATGACGCGGCGGGCGCAGCAGCATGGCTGCCCGGCCTCATGGCGCCGACGACGCGGTTGGCGGTGCTCCAGAACGGCGTCGAGCATCGCGCGCGGTTTCGCGGGCTCGTCCCCGACGCGCATGTCCTCCCCGCCATCGTCGACATCCCCGCCGAACGACACGCGCCGGGCCGCATCCTCCAGCGCCGCAACGGCACCATCCTCGTCCCCGAAGGCGTGGCGGGCGAAGGCTTCGCCGCGCTGTTCGTCGACACTCCGATCGCCGTATCGACCACGGCGGACTTCACCACCGCCGCATGGCGCAAGCTGGCGATCAACTGCGCCGGCATCGTCAACGCGCTGACGCTGCGCACCGCCGAAGTGGCGCGCGACGAAGCCGTGGCCGACGTGATCCGCGCGCTGGTGCTCGAGTGCTGCGCCGTGGGCCGCGCGGAGGGCGCCGACATGCCCGATAGCGTGGCCGATGCGGTGGTGGCGCAGAACCGGGCAGCGGACGGCGCCTCGATGAACTCGCTCCACGCCGACCGCGTCGCAGGGCGCCCGATGGAGCTGGACGCGCGCAACGGCGTGATCGTGCGGCTGGGCGAACACCATGGTATCGCGACCCCGATGAACCGGGCGCTGGCGGCGTTGCTGGCGGCTGCGGCGGGTTGA
- a CDS encoding ATP-binding cassette domain-containing protein — MSFDIDVARRVGEADVACRIEGDGLTVLFGPSGAGKTSVLNMVAGLLVPDTGHVRVGGETLFEAAQGVDLPPEARRAGYVFQETRLFPHLRVRANLLYGSREGAADVDETIALLGLGALLDRWPRTLSGGEARRVAIGRALLSAPRFLLLDEPLSSLDRARREEIMALIERLRDGAGLPILMVTHDREEAERLGTRVVAI; from the coding sequence ATGTCCTTTGACATCGATGTCGCGCGGCGCGTGGGCGAGGCGGACGTCGCGTGTCGGATCGAAGGCGACGGGCTGACGGTGTTGTTCGGGCCATCGGGGGCGGGCAAGACGAGCGTGCTCAACATGGTGGCGGGGCTGCTGGTGCCCGATACGGGGCATGTGCGGGTGGGCGGCGAGACGCTGTTCGAGGCGGCGCAGGGGGTGGACCTGCCCCCCGAGGCGCGGCGTGCGGGCTATGTGTTTCAGGAGACGCGGCTGTTCCCGCACCTGCGCGTGCGGGCGAACCTGTTGTACGGATCGCGCGAGGGGGCTGCGGACGTGGACGAGACGATCGCGCTGCTCGGGCTGGGCGCGCTGCTCGACCGCTGGCCGCGCACTTTGTCGGGCGGCGAGGCGCGGCGGGTGGCGATCGGGCGGGCGCTGTTGTCGGCGCCGCGCTTCCTGTTGCTCGACGAGCCGCTATCGTCGCTGGACCGCGCGCGGCGGGAGGAGATCATGGCGCTGATCGAGCGGCTGCGCGACGGCGCGGGGTTGCCGATCCTGATGGTGACGCATGACCGGGAGGAGGCGGAGCGGCTGGGGACGCGGGTGGTGGCGATTTGA
- the modB gene encoding molybdate ABC transporter permease subunit, protein MLSPAEWGIVALSLQVGGVAVLACLPVAFGLAWLLARGRFPGKVLLDGLVHLPLVVPPVVTGWLLLLAFAPAGPIGGWLEAWFGVSVLFRWTGAAIAAAVMALPLMVRAMRLSIEAVDRRLEQAARTLGAGRWRSFRTITLPLSLPGIVAGAVLGFARALGEFGATITFVSNVPGETQTLPLAIYAALQTPGGEAMVLRLAGISVLLSLAALVGSELIARRAGRGLHVL, encoded by the coding sequence GTGCTGAGCCCCGCCGAATGGGGCATCGTCGCGCTGTCGCTTCAGGTCGGCGGGGTGGCGGTGCTGGCGTGCCTGCCGGTCGCGTTCGGGCTGGCGTGGCTGCTCGCGCGGGGGCGGTTTCCGGGGAAGGTGCTGCTCGATGGGCTGGTCCATCTGCCTTTGGTGGTGCCGCCGGTGGTGACGGGTTGGCTGTTGCTGCTCGCCTTTGCGCCTGCGGGGCCGATCGGGGGGTGGCTGGAGGCGTGGTTCGGCGTGAGCGTGCTGTTCCGCTGGACCGGCGCGGCGATTGCCGCCGCGGTGATGGCGCTGCCGCTGATGGTGCGCGCGATGCGGCTGTCGATCGAGGCCGTCGACCGGCGGCTGGAGCAGGCGGCGCGGACGCTGGGGGCGGGGCGCTGGCGCAGTTTTCGCACGATCACGCTGCCGCTGAGCCTGCCGGGAATCGTTGCGGGGGCGGTGCTGGGGTTCGCGCGCGCGCTGGGCGAGTTTGGCGCGACGATCACCTTCGTCTCCAACGTGCCGGGCGAGACCCAGACACTGCCGCTCGCCATCTATGCCGCGCTCCAGACGCCGGGGGGCGAGGCGATGGTGCTGCGGCTGGCGGGGATTTCGGTGCTGTTGTCGCTGGCGGCGCTGGTCGGGTCCGAGCTGATCGCGCGGCGGGCGGGGAGGGGGCTGCATGTCCTTTGA
- a CDS encoding Hsp70 family protein: MIIGIDLGTTNSAAALWRDGQPVLIPNALGDMLTPSAVSLTADGALLVGMAARERQATHPRDTVTAFKRHMGTQQIATLGKRGFNAEELSALVLRQLKADAEAFTGEPVTGAVITVPAYFNDRQRKATRRAGQLADLKVERLVNEPTAAALAFGVQTREQEPFLVFDLGGGTFDVSIVEVFDGVIEVRASSGDNRLGGEDFNERLIDLARPRLQPQSALDAADPVVLHELLRAAAERARRTLSDANEAEFAIVLDGKALSTTVTADAFEEAAAQLLQRLRDPVLRSLRDSSIRVEDLSEIVLVGGSTRMPVVRRAITRMFGRFPNATVHPDHAVALGAAVQAGLLARSAALEEVRMTDVCPFTLGVDTAEPDGRGGYRTGIFSPIIDRNTTIPASRASYYQTVSDNQKQIHFGIYQGEARDVAANVKLGEISVPVPRKPAGQIGVECRFTYDSSGLLEVDISVPGTDVTRNLVIVDDADAMTDAEIAKRRDALAALKVHPREQSENAAVLARATRCYEAFLGDQREFIGRWIGMFESALEAQEPRAIHEARQRLVDALDSVEGERFL; encoded by the coding sequence GTGATCATCGGCATCGACCTGGGCACCACCAACAGCGCCGCAGCCCTCTGGCGCGACGGTCAGCCGGTGCTGATCCCCAATGCGCTGGGCGACATGCTGACCCCCTCCGCCGTGTCGCTCACCGCCGACGGCGCGCTGCTCGTCGGCATGGCCGCGCGCGAGCGCCAGGCGACGCATCCGCGCGATACCGTCACTGCGTTCAAGCGCCACATGGGCACGCAACAAATCGCCACGCTGGGGAAGCGCGGCTTCAATGCCGAGGAACTCTCCGCGCTCGTCCTGCGCCAGCTAAAGGCTGATGCCGAGGCGTTCACCGGCGAGCCCGTCACCGGCGCCGTCATCACCGTCCCCGCCTATTTCAACGATCGCCAGCGCAAGGCGACGCGCCGCGCGGGCCAGCTTGCCGATCTCAAGGTAGAGCGGCTCGTCAACGAACCCACTGCCGCCGCGCTGGCGTTCGGCGTGCAGACACGCGAGCAGGAGCCGTTCCTGGTGTTCGATCTCGGCGGCGGCACCTTCGACGTGTCGATCGTCGAAGTGTTCGACGGCGTGATCGAAGTCCGCGCCTCGTCGGGCGACAACCGGCTGGGGGGCGAGGATTTCAACGAACGGCTGATCGACCTGGCCCGCCCCCGGCTCCAGCCGCAATCGGCGCTGGACGCCGCCGACCCGGTGGTCCTTCACGAATTGCTCCGCGCCGCCGCCGAACGCGCCCGCCGCACGCTGAGCGACGCGAACGAGGCCGAATTCGCCATCGTCCTCGACGGAAAGGCGCTGTCGACCACCGTCACCGCCGATGCGTTCGAGGAAGCCGCCGCGCAGCTGCTCCAGCGGCTGCGCGACCCCGTGCTGCGAAGTCTGCGCGATTCCAGCATCCGCGTGGAGGACCTGAGCGAGATCGTGCTGGTCGGCGGATCGACGCGAATGCCCGTGGTGCGCCGTGCGATCACCCGCATGTTCGGGCGCTTCCCCAATGCGACGGTGCATCCCGACCACGCGGTCGCGCTGGGCGCGGCGGTGCAGGCGGGGCTGCTCGCGCGCTCGGCGGCGCTCGAGGAAGTGCGGATGACCGATGTCTGCCCCTTCACGCTGGGGGTGGATACGGCGGAGCCCGACGGGCGCGGCGGGTATCGCACCGGCATCTTCTCGCCGATCATCGATCGCAACACCACGATCCCGGCCAGCCGCGCCAGCTATTACCAGACCGTCTCGGACAATCAGAAGCAGATCCATTTCGGCATCTATCAGGGCGAAGCGCGCGACGTCGCCGCCAATGTGAAGCTGGGCGAGATCAGCGTGCCCGTGCCCCGCAAGCCCGCCGGCCAGATCGGCGTCGAATGCCGCTTCACTTATGACAGCAGCGGCCTGCTCGAAGTCGATATCAGCGTCCCCGGCACCGACGTCACGCGCAACCTCGTGATCGTCGACGACGCCGACGCGATGACCGACGCCGAAATCGCCAAGCGCCGCGACGCACTCGCCGCGCTCAAGGTGCATCCGCGCGAGCAGAGCGAGAACGCCGCCGTGCTGGCCCGCGCCACGCGCTGCTACGAAGCGTTCCTGGGCGACCAGCGCGAGTTTATCGGCCGCTGGATCGGGATGTTCGAAAGCGCGCTGGAAGCACAGGAGCCGCGCGCGATCCACGAGGCGCGGCAAAGGCTGGTCGATGCGCTGGACTCGGTCGAGGGGGAACGCTTCCTGTGA
- the modA gene encoding molybdate ABC transporter substrate-binding protein: MLGGVAAAALFGKAAVAAPAAPLVLAAASLQESMSAAADRWAGKGHARPVLSFAASSALARQVAAGAPADLFASADEAWMDDLERRGLIVPGTRAPFLGNRLVVIQSATKPMPSRDVPLARLLATGRIALADPDSVPAGRYAKAAFEAMRLWPGIAPRVVRAENVRAAMALVERGAAEWGVVYATDARASSRVRAFRMFPTSVHPPIRYPLARLRASTSPDAEGFRRFLLGREGQGVFAGFGFQPG; encoded by the coding sequence ATGCTGGGCGGCGTTGCTGCGGCGGCGCTGTTCGGGAAGGCGGCGGTTGCCGCGCCCGCGGCACCTTTGGTGCTGGCCGCCGCCAGTCTTCAGGAATCGATGAGCGCCGCCGCCGATCGCTGGGCGGGCAAGGGCCACGCCCGCCCGGTGCTGTCGTTCGCCGCATCCTCGGCGCTGGCGCGGCAAGTCGCGGCGGGGGCGCCCGCCGATCTGTTCGCGAGCGCGGACGAGGCGTGGATGGACGATCTGGAGCGGCGCGGGCTGATCGTCCCCGGCACGCGCGCGCCGTTCCTGGGCAACCGGCTGGTGGTGATCCAGTCCGCCACGAAGCCGATGCCCTCGCGCGACGTGCCGCTGGCGCGACTGCTCGCCACGGGGCGGATCGCGCTGGCGGACCCGGATTCGGTGCCGGCGGGGCGCTATGCCAAGGCGGCATTCGAGGCGATGCGGCTATGGCCCGGCATCGCGCCGCGCGTGGTGCGCGCCGAGAATGTCCGCGCGGCGATGGCGCTGGTCGAGCGCGGCGCGGCGGAATGGGGCGTGGTCTATGCCACCGACGCACGGGCATCGTCGCGGGTGCGCGCATTCCGCATGTTCCCCACCAGCGTCCACCCCCCGATCCGCTACCCGCTTGCGCGGCTGCGCGCATCGACCAGCCCCGATGCCGAGGGGTTCCGTCGCTTCCTGCTGGGGCGCGAGGGGCAGGGGGTGTTTGCGGGGTTTGGGTTTCAGCCGGGGTGA